Proteins from one Amycolatopsis benzoatilytica AK 16/65 genomic window:
- a CDS encoding maleate cis-trans isomerase family protein gives MVDAHRPRRIGMVVPSSNTCLEPMTYRMLGEREDVTVHSTRIPVTRIALDVDSDKQFDVDGMRRAAELLATAGVDVIAWNGTSGSWLGPEHDREIAAEITAATGVPATTSTLAYLDAFAEFGTSRIGLVTPYTEDVNAQVVDRYAKQGITVAGHRALGLSDNESFARVRPDELLPASLELAADRPDALVFLCTNLYGAPLVADLEARTGVAALDSVAVTLWRCLQLAGVPPLASRWGKLLG, from the coding sequence ATGGTTGACGCGCACCGCCCTCGGCGGATCGGCATGGTCGTGCCGTCCTCGAACACCTGCCTCGAGCCGATGACTTATCGCATGCTCGGCGAGCGCGAGGACGTCACCGTCCACTCGACACGCATCCCGGTCACCCGGATCGCACTCGACGTGGACTCCGACAAGCAGTTCGACGTCGACGGCATGCGGCGCGCAGCCGAACTGCTCGCGACGGCGGGCGTCGATGTGATCGCGTGGAACGGCACTTCGGGCTCGTGGCTCGGGCCGGAGCACGACCGGGAGATCGCCGCCGAGATCACCGCGGCGACCGGCGTGCCGGCGACGACCTCGACGCTCGCCTACCTCGACGCGTTCGCCGAGTTCGGCACGAGCCGGATCGGGCTTGTCACGCCCTACACCGAGGACGTGAACGCCCAGGTCGTCGACCGCTATGCCAAACAGGGAATCACCGTCGCCGGACATCGGGCGCTGGGGCTGAGCGACAACGAGTCGTTCGCCCGGGTACGGCCGGACGAATTGCTGCCGGCCTCCCTCGAACTCGCCGCGGACCGGCCCGACGCGCTGGTCTTCCTGTGCACGAACCTGTACGGGGCGCCACTGGTCGCCGACCTCGAAGCGCGCACCGGTGTCGCGGCCCTCGACTCTGTCGCGGTGACGCTGTGGCGTTGCCTGCAGTTGGCCGGGGTCCCGCCATTGGCATCGCGATGGGGCAAGCTGCTCGGCTGA
- a CDS encoding 3,4-dihydroxy-2-butanone-4-phosphate synthase → MTDLCTLPAPAATTPHPDDAVRAAFAAGRPAVLLDEAGAVLALPAQAATPELLHFAIRHSSGLLHAAAPSALLDRLRVPDQPVLGAEDSGTSFTVAVDAAIGVGTGISARDRARTMRVIADPCAAPADLIRPGHVLPIRCADGGFAARPRVWERAVDLIAASGCRPVAMVCRLVSDEGEPLDDMAGERFARVHLLPVAARLGFATTRAS, encoded by the coding sequence ATGACCGATCTCTGCACTCTCCCGGCCCCGGCAGCCACGACCCCGCACCCGGACGACGCGGTGCGCGCGGCCTTCGCCGCCGGCCGGCCCGCGGTCTTGCTGGACGAAGCGGGAGCAGTGCTCGCACTCCCCGCGCAAGCTGCCACTCCCGAACTCCTGCACTTCGCGATCCGGCATTCCTCCGGGCTGTTGCACGCCGCCGCACCGTCGGCCTTGCTCGACCGCCTGCGGGTACCGGATCAGCCGGTGCTGGGGGCCGAGGACAGCGGCACCTCCTTCACCGTGGCGGTCGACGCGGCGATCGGGGTCGGGACCGGGATCTCCGCGCGGGACCGTGCACGCACCATGCGCGTGATCGCCGACCCGTGCGCTGCCCCCGCCGATTTGATCCGGCCCGGGCACGTGCTGCCGATCCGTTGCGCCGACGGGGGATTCGCCGCCCGTCCGCGCGTGTGGGAACGGGCCGTGGACCTGATCGCCGCCTCCGGCTGCCGTCCGGTCGCTATGGTGTGCCGCCTCGTCTCGGACGAGGGCGAGCCGCTCGACGACATGGCGGGCGAGCGCTTCGCCCGTGTGCACCTGCTGCCGGTCGCCGCGCGACTGGGTTTCGCGACGACGCGAGCCAGCTGA
- a CDS encoding GntR family transcriptional regulator, giving the protein MAGVNGTGPGSIQGRLIAEIRRRIIAGEVSPGMSLSELALAEEFGVSRTPVRETFKQLQTEGLVEIRPRVGTFVTAPSRREITELFEMKELLEGAAARLLAQRGQVPEIDQLKENLRQADLAVDADDRQRYAQLVEEFHDLIIVGADNRKLEAHYRTLMNQLAYSRLVTTSLKQPGRPHQSDREHHHVLELILSKDGDSAEQVMREHVRASRRALLAGLRSGEAEPDDN; this is encoded by the coding sequence ATGGCTGGCGTCAACGGGACGGGCCCCGGCTCGATCCAAGGCAGGCTGATCGCCGAGATCCGGCGCCGCATCATCGCCGGCGAGGTCTCGCCCGGGATGAGCCTGTCCGAGCTCGCGCTCGCCGAGGAGTTCGGCGTCAGCCGGACCCCGGTCCGGGAAACCTTCAAACAGCTGCAGACCGAAGGCCTGGTCGAGATCCGCCCGCGGGTCGGCACTTTCGTCACCGCGCCGTCCCGGCGGGAGATCACCGAGCTGTTCGAGATGAAGGAACTCCTCGAAGGGGCCGCGGCTAGACTGCTCGCCCAGCGCGGCCAGGTGCCCGAGATCGACCAGCTCAAGGAAAACCTGCGCCAAGCCGACCTGGCGGTCGACGCCGACGATCGGCAGCGCTACGCGCAACTGGTCGAGGAATTCCACGACCTCATCATCGTGGGCGCGGACAACCGGAAACTCGAAGCGCACTACCGCACCCTGATGAACCAGCTCGCCTATTCGCGGCTGGTCACCACGTCGCTGAAGCAACCGGGCCGGCCGCACCAGTCCGACCGCGAACACCACCACGTCCTCGAACTGATCCTGTCCAAAGACGGCGACAGCGCCGAGCAGGTCATGCGCGAGCACGTCCGGGCCAGCCGGCGCGCCCTGCTCGCGGGCCTGCGCAGCGGCGAGGCCGAACCTGACGACAACTAG
- a CDS encoding flavin reductase family protein: MTYPDPDLMKQVNSRFVSGVTVVAALDDNTPRGLAVNAFSSISLDPPTVMVAVQHTSSTHDCLYRTGHLAINILSTGQLDVVKTFATKSADKFAGLDWTPGPHGSPLLEGSAARMEVEIRERLLASTHTVFICRVVHAEIADVPSMMYSAGRFFDGSALDPLA; this comes from the coding sequence ATGACTTATCCCGACCCGGACCTGATGAAGCAGGTGAACAGCCGGTTCGTCAGCGGCGTCACCGTCGTGGCCGCGCTCGACGACAACACGCCGCGCGGGCTCGCGGTGAACGCTTTCTCCAGCATCTCGCTGGACCCGCCGACGGTGATGGTCGCTGTCCAGCACACTTCTTCCACGCACGACTGCCTGTACCGGACCGGCCACCTCGCGATCAACATCCTGTCCACCGGGCAGCTCGACGTCGTCAAGACCTTCGCCACGAAGTCCGCCGACAAGTTCGCCGGGCTGGACTGGACGCCGGGCCCGCACGGCAGCCCGCTGCTGGAAGGCAGCGCCGCGCGGATGGAGGTCGAGATCCGCGAACGCCTGCTGGCCAGCACGCACACCGTGTTCATCTGCCGGGTCGTCCACGCGGAGATCGCCGATGTCCCGTCGATGATGTACAGCGCGGGTAGGTTCTTCGACGGAAGCGCCCTGGATCCGCTGGCCTAG
- a CDS encoding ester cyclase: protein MADNAARRDRIQKAWEAAWDRGEVAALDSLLSPAYRRIESGGAEHGRDEFKASIVSTRAAFPNLSTVVDEIVVEGDRAAVRWHSSGAHTQSFLGVPATNRSVEVNGATFARFRDDLIVEETVTWDPRALLTALGIVSVGQDR from the coding sequence ATGGCCGACAACGCCGCTCGGCGCGACCGTATCCAGAAGGCATGGGAAGCAGCATGGGACCGGGGTGAGGTGGCCGCTCTCGACAGTTTGCTCAGCCCGGCCTATCGCCGGATCGAAAGCGGCGGCGCCGAGCACGGCCGCGACGAGTTCAAGGCGTCCATCGTCTCGACTCGCGCCGCGTTCCCGAACCTCTCGACTGTCGTGGACGAGATCGTCGTCGAGGGCGACCGCGCGGCCGTCCGCTGGCACAGCAGCGGCGCGCACACCCAGTCGTTTCTCGGCGTCCCCGCGACCAACCGCTCGGTCGAGGTCAACGGCGCCACCTTCGCCCGGTTCCGCGATGACCTCATCGTCGAGGAAACGGTCACCTGGGACCCGCGGGCATTGCTGACCGCGCTCGGCATCGTCTCGGTCGGACAGGACCGGTGA